From Halomarina ordinaria:
GGCCGGTCGCGCCGCTATCGACCCCACGCGGCGGCCCGGGGGCGACGGGCCCCGAGGAGAAGGAGCGACTCATGAGTCGTGGCCTCGTTCCGAGAACAAACACCATCCAATCTCGAGTGCGTCGCCGGTGAAGGGCCGGTATGCACACGTCGGAATCGTCCTGGAGACCGACGACCCCGAGCGCGTCTGGAACGCGTTTCGGCTCGCGAACACGGCACTCGATGCGGAGCACACGGTCGAGGTCTTCCTCCTCGGTGACGCTGTCGAGGCACCGGACCTCGAACACGAGACGTTCAACCCGCACGGTGTGATGCGCAAGTACACTCGAGACGGCGGCGAGCTCCTCGCCTGTGGGACGTGTCTCGACTCCCGCGACCTCGACGAGGACGACCTCCGGCCCCGTGCGACGATGGGCGACTACCTGCGAATCGTCGAGGACGCCGAGAAGGTGCTCACGATCGGGTAGCGAACCGCTCGCCGTCCGCGCGGCGGACTAGTCGGCGACCCGTCCCGCCCGTCGCGTCTCCCGGACCCGTAACGGGTCCGCCGTCGACGTCGCGGTGACCAGCCGCAAGAACTGCCCCGCGTTCGTGAGGAGTTTGTTCTCCGCCTTCCGGAGGTGTTCTTCGTACGTCGAGCGAGCGACGGCCGTCCGGTCGGCCAGGTCACGGATGGACGTCTGCCGGGGGTGCTCGTAGTACCCGCACTCCAGCGCCAACTGCAACGCCGCCAGCTGCCGGTCCGTGAGCGTCTCGAACAGTCGGTCGACCGGGGCCAGCATCGTGTGGGGAATCTGCGTCTCCGAGAGCGAGGTCTTCGAGAGGAGCTCGATCTCCCTGTCGGAGCGCAGGTCGCGGAGCAGTTCCCGGACGTCCTCCTCGTCGAACGCGACCACCGTGTAGTGTTCCCAGCCCTGGCGGTAGATCGTCGGGGACTGGTACAGACAGTTGTGTTCCTCGAAGCGGTCGACGATGGTCTCCTCGAGCGAGCAGAGACAGGACTGCGTGACGACGTGATAGCCGTCGTCGTTCTCCGATTCGTGTAGAACGGTTCCGAGCTGGCTGATCTCGTCGAGCAGGTCGTCGGTCGGCGTCGTCTCGGAGGTGATTTCGAGCACCTGGCAGTCGCTCAGCGGCCACTCCCGTATCGTCAGGTCCGGGTGGCGCTCAGAGATTTCTCGGTACGGGCACTCGTGTTTGACCCGAATCGAGGCCTCGTACAGACTCATACGACCAACGTCGGTCTGGTCAAAATTAACACTGCCGGTCATGTCCGGCAGCACCTACATGTAGATATACCCTCTATTCGGGAGTACCGATGCAGGAGATCACGCCGGAAGAACTCAGCGACCGATTGCGAAACGGTGATGACGGGCCGGTCGTCCTCGATATTCGCCACGGAGCGGATTTCGAGGACGGGCAGCTCCCGGGCAGCATCGACGTGGATGTCTACGACCAATCGACTGACGGCCCACTGCGCTGCTAAATGAGTCCATGAATACGGGTACTGAAATCAAACAAGGAATCCGCGAGCACCTCGGACAGTTCTCACTCCACGTCCTGCTGGTGTTCGCCACTGGCCTGACCATCGGGTCCGAACGGACCGTCGTCCCCGTTCTGGGCGAAGAGGTACTCGGCGTCGAGTCGTTCCTGGTTATCGGTTCGTTCGTCGTCTCGTTCGGAATCGTGAAGTCGATTCTCAATCTCTACGCTGGCAAATGGGGCGAGGAGTACGGCCGCAAGCCAGTGCTCGTCGCCGGGTGGGCGACAGCACTCCCCCTGCCGCTCGTCCTCATCTTCGCTCCGAGTTGGGGCTGGATCACCGTCGGGAATATCCTGCTGGGTATCAACCAGGCATTGACGTGGAGTATGGCGATCAACGCGAAGATCGACCTCGCAGGACCCGAGCAGCGTGGCCTTGCGGTCGGTATCGACGAGTCGTTCGGCTACACTGGCGTTGCCGTCGGGGCATGGATTACAGGCGTTGTCGCCGGTCAGTGGAGCCTCCGGCCGGAGCCGTTCTACTTCCTCGCCATCGTCGTCGTGCTGGCGTTCCTCGTCTCCATCTTCCTGATCAAGGAAACTGTCCAGTACGCCCAAGCAGAGGGAGACGACGACCACCACGACGCAAACCTGCCGTTCGACGAGGTGGTGAAGCGAGCGACCTACGGTGACAAGACGCTGTTCGCTGCGGCTCAGGCCGGCCACATCGAGAACTTCGTGGATACGCTGTTCTGGATCGCCGTCCCGCTGTATCTGGTAAGCCAGGGTCTTGGTATTGCGGCGGTCGGTGTCGTCGTCGGTGTCCACAGCGCGATGTACTTCCTCCAGATCGCGACCGGTGGACTTGCTGACCGTATCGGTCGCCGGCCGCCCGTCGTCTGGGGCATGTTCCTCGCAGGTGTCGGCGTCCTTGGAATGGTACTCGTCGAGGGGTATCTCGCGTGGGCAGTCTTGGCCGCTCTCTCCGGCCTTGGCATGGCGTTACTGTATCCGAACCTGATGACGGTGCCGAGCGACGCCGCCCACCCGACCTGGCGGTCTGCAGGGATGGGAGTCTACCGGATGTGGCGCGACTCCGGCTATGCCGTCGGAGCCATCCTGATCGGGCTCTCGATGGAGTTCGTGAACCCCGAGGCCGCGTTCTACATGACCGCACTCCTGATGTTCGCCTCCGGTGCGGTCGTGTACGTCTGGATGGAGGAGACCCACCCCGACTTCGGGACCCACGAGCCACCAGCCCCGGTTGCCGAGTCACCGACCCGGGCGGTGTCCGAAGACTGAACCCGCGCTCAGTCTCGGTCCCCATCCCGATTCCGTATAGCACTCTCCAGTTTACCGTGCGCGACGCGGGGGGCTTTTACTCGCCCGCACGAGAGGGGAGGTATGGTGCAGAACGTCGCCGCGGGCTTCCTCGAACTCGAACCCGAGGACTTCTATCTCCTCTCGGGTATCGAGCACGGCATGCGGTTCAGCGAGTGGGTCGACCGCGAGAAGGTGGCGGAGTTCTCGCGGCTGGACAGCGAGGAGGTCGACTACCGGCTGGACCGCTGTGAGGACCGTGGGTACGTCGAGCGAAAGACCGTCCACTACCAGGGCTTTCGCCTCACGTTCGAGGGGTACGACGTGCTGGCGCTGCGCGCGCTCACCGAGCGCGACAGCATCCAGGCGTTCGGCGCGCCCCTCGGCGTCGGCAAGGAGAGCGACGTCTACGAGGTGCGCTCGTACAAGCCTCTCGCGCTGAAGTTCCACCGCGAGGGCTACACCAACTTCCGCGAGGTGCGCCGCGAGCGCGAGTACACCTCCGAGAACCGCCACGTCTCGTGGTTCTACACCGCGCGCAAGGCCGCCGAGCGGGAGTACGAGGCCCTGGAGACGCTCTACCCGGACGTGCGCGTCCCCCGGCCCGTCGACCACAACCGCCACGCCCTCGTGATGGAGAAGCTCCCCGGGGTCGAACTCTCGAAGGCCGGCCTCGACGCCGGACAGGTGGTCGGCGTCCTCGACCTCGTGCTGACGGAACTGGCGACGGCCTACCGCGAGGGCTACGTCCACGCCGACATGAGCGAGTACAACGTCTTCGTCGACAGCGACGGCGTGACGATCTTCGACTGGCCACAGGCCGTCCCGACGGACCACGAGAACGCCGACGAGTTCCTCGACCGCGACGTGGCGAACCTCGTCCGGTACTTCCGACGCAAGTACCCCCAGCAGGTCGGCGAGGAGGACGTCTCGGCCATCGCGGACGCCATCCGCGACGACTCGTTCGAGTCGGTGCGCGCGTGTCGATAAATCGGATGGGACGATAGCGAATCGGAGCTCAGTCCTCGCCGTCGGTACGGAGCAGCGAGTCGAACGCGCTCGCCTCCTCGCCGGCCTGGACGCCCCAGAGGTGGGCGTAGAGGCCCCCGGCGGCCAGCAACGCCTCGTGCGCGCCGCGCTCGACCACGCGTCCCTCGTCGAGCACGAGGATGAGGTCCGCTCCCCTGACCGTCGAGAGGCGGTGGGCGATGGCGAGCGTCGTTCGACCGGCGGTGAGGCGGTCGAGCGCCCGCTGGATGAGGCGTTCCGTCTCGGTGTCGACGGCGCTCGTCGCCTCGTCCAGCACCAGGACCGCCGGGTCCTGCAGGATAGCCCGGGCGATGGCGAGACGCTGGCGCTGGCCCCCCGAGAGCTTCACCCCTCGTTCCCCGACCCGAGTGTCGTACCCATCGGGGAGGTCCACGACGAACTCGTGGGCTTCCGCGGCACGCGACGCCGCGACGACCGCCTCGTCGGTGGCGTCGAACGACCCGTAGGCGACGTTCTCGCGGACCGTCCCGTCGAAGAGGAAGACGTCCTGCCCGACGTACCCCACCGCCGAGCGGAGGCTGTCGAGGGCGAGGTCACGCACGTCGTGGCCGTCGACGCGGACCGCCCCGCTATCCACGTCGTAGAGGCGCAGGAGGAGCTTCGCGACGGTGGACTTCCCCGCGCCGGTCGGGCCGACGAAGGCGACGGTCTCGCCCGGTTCGACGACGAAGTTCACGTCCGCGAGGACGGGCCGGCCGGGGACGTAGGCGAAGCTCACGTCGTCGTACTCGACGCGCCCCGTGATTCGCTCCGGGGCGACGGGGTCGGGGCCGTCGCGGACCGTGACGGGGCGTTCGACGAGGTCGACGATGCGCTCGCCGCTCGCGCGGGCGTTCTCGTAGGAGTTGACGATGCGCCCCGCCCCGGAGAGCGGTTCGACGAACCGCTGGGTCATGAACAGGAAGGTGACCAGTTCGCCCGGCGAGAGCGTGCCGGAGAAGCCGGGCGGCGGGCCGACGACGAGCCAGTACCCCCCGAGCGCGAAGGTGACGGCGAAGGTGAGGCCCGCGAGCAGGTCCATCGCGGGCTGGTAGAGGTACTCCAGTTTGGCGACCGCCCACGTCCGGAGGTAGTTCTCCCACGAGGCGTCGCGCACGCGGCCGTTCTCGAAGGCCTCGGCGTTCGAGGTCTTGATGACCTCCATCCCGGCGAGGTTGTTCTCGATGCGGGTGTTGAGGTCGCCGATGCTCGCGCGGAGCGCGCGGTAGCGCGGGCGGATGGTGCGCATGAACCAGACGGTGAACGCCCCGAGCGCGGGCACCCCGACGAGGGTGACGACGGCGAGTTGCGCGTTCAGGTAGAACAGGAGGGCGGCGATGCCGAGGACCGTGGCGAGCAGTTGGAGCGCGCCGCTGACGGTCGTCCCGAGGAACATCCGCAGGTTGCGGACGTCGTCGTTGAGGATAGCCATCACCTGCCCGGTCTGTTTGTCGTCGAAGAACGCCATGTCGAGGTCCTGCATCGCGCGGTAGGCGTCGACGCGGACGGCGTGCTGGATGCGGTTCGAGAACAGCGAGAGGCTCACCCCCTGGACCCAGGTGAGCGCGCCGCCGACCACGAGCGACCCGAGGACGAGCGCGACGGAGAACCAGAGCTGTGCGGGCGCCCCGTTCGGAATCCACGCGCCCGGAACGAGCGGGAGGGTGTAGGGACCCGCGTCGGTGAACAGGGCGTCGATGGCGACGCCGAGCACCAGCGGCGGGACGAGGCTCACGCCGCGTCCGAGGATGCTCGTGACGACGCCGAGGACGAACAGCCCCAGCTCGGGCCGGGCGTAGCGGGCGAAGAGGTCGCGCATCGGCGCGGCCAGCGGCGACGGCGCCGTACTCACGGCGCGCGCTCGCTGACCCGACGCGACCCGGTGGTGACGAACCCCTGCGACATTCACCCCCGGTACGCGACGAACGGGTATGAGGGTCGCGCCGCCCGGGGATGATTCGAGGTAATATTTGCGACCGGATAAATTATCAGATAGTCGAAATGATTTTGTGGTCGCTCGGGGGAAGGAACGTATGGACTCGGACCCGCACATCGAGACGCTCGCG
This genomic window contains:
- a CDS encoding DsrE family protein; translated protein: MKGRYAHVGIVLETDDPERVWNAFRLANTALDAEHTVEVFLLGDAVEAPDLEHETFNPHGVMRKYTRDGGELLACGTCLDSRDLDEDDLRPRATMGDYLRIVEDAEKVLTIG
- a CDS encoding helix-turn-helix domain-containing protein, whose protein sequence is MSLYEASIRVKHECPYREISERHPDLTIREWPLSDCQVLEITSETTPTDDLLDEISQLGTVLHESENDDGYHVVTQSCLCSLEETIVDRFEEHNCLYQSPTIYRQGWEHYTVVAFDEEDVRELLRDLRSDREIELLSKTSLSETQIPHTMLAPVDRLFETLTDRQLAALQLALECGYYEHPRQTSIRDLADRTAVARSTYEEHLRKAENKLLTNAGQFLRLVTATSTADPLRVRETRRAGRVAD
- a CDS encoding rhodanese-like domain-containing protein; protein product: MQEITPEELSDRLRNGDDGPVVLDIRHGADFEDGQLPGSIDVDVYDQSTDGPLRC
- a CDS encoding MFS transporter, whose translation is MNTGTEIKQGIREHLGQFSLHVLLVFATGLTIGSERTVVPVLGEEVLGVESFLVIGSFVVSFGIVKSILNLYAGKWGEEYGRKPVLVAGWATALPLPLVLIFAPSWGWITVGNILLGINQALTWSMAINAKIDLAGPEQRGLAVGIDESFGYTGVAVGAWITGVVAGQWSLRPEPFYFLAIVVVLAFLVSIFLIKETVQYAQAEGDDDHHDANLPFDEVVKRATYGDKTLFAAAQAGHIENFVDTLFWIAVPLYLVSQGLGIAAVGVVVGVHSAMYFLQIATGGLADRIGRRPPVVWGMFLAGVGVLGMVLVEGYLAWAVLAALSGLGMALLYPNLMTVPSDAAHPTWRSAGMGVYRMWRDSGYAVGAILIGLSMEFVNPEAAFYMTALLMFASGAVVYVWMEETHPDFGTHEPPAPVAESPTRAVSED
- a CDS encoding serine/threonine-protein kinase RIO2; amino-acid sequence: MVQNVAAGFLELEPEDFYLLSGIEHGMRFSEWVDREKVAEFSRLDSEEVDYRLDRCEDRGYVERKTVHYQGFRLTFEGYDVLALRALTERDSIQAFGAPLGVGKESDVYEVRSYKPLALKFHREGYTNFREVRREREYTSENRHVSWFYTARKAAEREYEALETLYPDVRVPRPVDHNRHALVMEKLPGVELSKAGLDAGQVVGVLDLVLTELATAYREGYVHADMSEYNVFVDSDGVTIFDWPQAVPTDHENADEFLDRDVANLVRYFRRKYPQQVGEEDVSAIADAIRDDSFESVRACR
- a CDS encoding ABC transporter ATP-binding protein → MRDLFARYARPELGLFVLGVVTSILGRGVSLVPPLVLGVAIDALFTDAGPYTLPLVPGAWIPNGAPAQLWFSVALVLGSLVVGGALTWVQGVSLSLFSNRIQHAVRVDAYRAMQDLDMAFFDDKQTGQVMAILNDDVRNLRMFLGTTVSGALQLLATVLGIAALLFYLNAQLAVVTLVGVPALGAFTVWFMRTIRPRYRALRASIGDLNTRIENNLAGMEVIKTSNAEAFENGRVRDASWENYLRTWAVAKLEYLYQPAMDLLAGLTFAVTFALGGYWLVVGPPPGFSGTLSPGELVTFLFMTQRFVEPLSGAGRIVNSYENARASGERIVDLVERPVTVRDGPDPVAPERITGRVEYDDVSFAYVPGRPVLADVNFVVEPGETVAFVGPTGAGKSTVAKLLLRLYDVDSGAVRVDGHDVRDLALDSLRSAVGYVGQDVFLFDGTVRENVAYGSFDATDEAVVAASRAAEAHEFVVDLPDGYDTRVGERGVKLSGGQRQRLAIARAILQDPAVLVLDEATSAVDTETERLIQRALDRLTAGRTTLAIAHRLSTVRGADLILVLDEGRVVERGAHEALLAAGGLYAHLWGVQAGEEASAFDSLLRTDGED